The Myxocyprinus asiaticus isolate MX2 ecotype Aquarium Trade chromosome 4, UBuf_Myxa_2, whole genome shotgun sequence nucleotide sequence AGAGTCTGCTAAAATTGTTGCTAGCGATGccatttatttacaataattgtTACCTAAACATTACACAGATTATAATGTaggaatttgttttctttttcttcattattattattttttttttttttctatttcaggTTATACGGGATAAAATGCGCTAAATGCAACATCGGTTTCAGCAAAAATGACTTCGTCATGAGAGCACGCTCTAAGGTTTATCATATCGAGTGTTTCAGATGTGTGGCGTGTAGTCGTCAGCTCATCCCCGGAGACGAGTTCGCTCTGCGGGAAGATGGGCTTTTCTGCCGGGCCGATCATGACGTGGTGGAACGGGCAACAATGGGTGCTGGTGACCCGTTAAGCCCACTACATCCGGCGAGACCTTTACAAATGGCAGGTAAGTTCTACTACAATTTACAAGGCATTGTTTGCTCAAAGACTAGAGGATTATTTGTCTCTGTGAATTTCTAAAGATTTAAGCCTCCTCTAAACCTTGAGCTTTTTGTAACATCTTCCAGATGACTGTCATCATCTCACAGTCCACTGTTAAACATTGCGAGATGAATAAATGTGTGCATAACCATTCGTGAATAATGATGTCATTAACAAGGCAACCACAAGTCTGTAGTGGTTTGACAGCATAAGGCTCCTCGTTTTATTTTTCCTGTTTGTCTGTTATTGAATTCAGCCATTTAAGCATGAAATGAATATTCTCTGCTGATTAGAGCCCAACCACGCGACAATGTCAGCTTGTAGATACCTGAGAAATAAACAGGCTAATGCATAAATACAATGGATAGAAAACATATTAAAGGCTGATTTAAAAAGGAAATATGCGAGAATATTTGGAAGCATTAATCGAATAGGCTATTACAAATCAGCGTCAAATTCAAGCGCACGTTTCAGGATCCACATTTTTTAAGGGTATCGAAATAAAACAAGGTTAACTAAAAATCTACTGCAGCTCTTTATTGTATAACTAATGCATTCTCACTGGTAAAGCACGCGTATACGagtaacacattttgtgtttccCATGAAATAATCTTACGCAATACGCAAACCACCACAAAATCTGTTGTTAATGCAGGCTTATTGATAACAACCTGCTTTAAAGTAATGTCATGATGGCAGTACACCTACCGGAtctgattatttaaaattcaGAAGTATGCACAGATTGGTTTAATTAAGTGTCAAGTAAAACCTATCTGCCCGACGCACTGGATCACACTCGCCCTCCAAATTTACTGCATCCAGCACGAACTTAATAACCAAAAAATGATTGCAACCATGGCTGCATTTCAAGTTTATTAAACGAAACTATTTGTCATAATACATGCATAATTAAGAATTGCATATGGGGATGAGCAGACCCCCAATAGATGTTTAGAGGATCCATTTTAAAGTCATCGAGGGATTTTCTCTCAACCTCAGAATATTAATATATAGAGAATATGGAACCTTTGGGTCTTTGTCTTCacgacacattttttttttttgtattaattatcagcatgttattattatcattactacTACAACTGCTATTAATATCATTATCCCATACACAAGACAAAGTAGCCTATAGCTGGGCATCAGCCAGCCCCGAGTTATCCGTCTAATTTTCTTGACAGTTTGATCGCTTGACATTAATTGGCAGTCTTCACACTTTCAGAGCCTTATATGACAGATCTTTATCTTTaactattatttttctttttttcacttctCTTGCAGCAGAGCCCATTTCGGCACGTCAGCCTGCGCTTCGACCTCATGTGCACAAGCAGCCTGAGAAAACAACCCGCGTCCGGACAGTCCTCAACGAAAAACAGCTCCATACCTTGAGGACTTGTTACAATGCCAACCCTCGACCCGACGCTCTCATGAAAGAGCAGCTCGTTGAGATGACGGGTCTCAGCCCGAGAGTCATCAGGGTTTGGTTTCAAAACAAACGCTGCAAGGACAAAAAGAGGAGCATACTGATGAAACAACTCCAGCAGCAGCAACCCAACGACAAAACGGTAAGACCAGGGGCGCTTCAGTCCACAAAACACAAATATCAAACTCCGTATTGCATAGTTGTTTTATTTCTACTGAGACAAAGACTATAAAAACGCCCGGGAAAATAATTAACGTATGAGCATTTTCTAAAAACTACAGTTTGTAGCTGTTTACCTGATCACTGTTTATGACTGCAAATCAATTTATTCATGGTCATCTGCAGAACATCCAGGGGATGACAGGCACTCCAATGGTGGCGACCAGTCCAGAGAGGCACGACGGTGGTTTGCAGGCAAACCAAGTGGAGGTGCAGAGTTACCAACCGCCTTGGAAAGTCCTGAGTGACTTCGCACTGCAGAGTGACATCGACCAGCCTGCTTTCCAGCATCTGGTAAGTGCTCGAAAATGCGCGTAAACATACAACAACCGCAAAAATACATATACCATCAGCACTGCCATTACTACAACCTCTGATATTAAtgacaacaatatacaaattatatttataataatagccTACATTTTGCACGTTCTAGGTGAATTTTTCTGAAGGAGGGCCAGGCTCAAACTCCACAGGGAGCGAGGTCGCCTCAATGTCCTCGCAACTGCCAGATACACCAAACAGCATGGTAGCGAGTCCTATAGAGGCCTAGGCCAGTGGATTACCTCCTGTACCTGAAGGATGGGAAACGACGGATCGGGGAACCAATCTCAGTGATGGGGTCGTGAAGTTTCTTCCATCCCTATTTAATTTAGGGCCACTCTTGAAAAAAACCCATCCTCCAACTGCACGAGGCCTCTATAACGAAACAACCCTTGGTTGTATTTATACACTGTGATGACAATCATGGGATTTAAACACACTCAGCTGTACCGAGCAAGTCCAACGAGTGCTGCGCAAAGACCATTTCATGAGTAGATGATGAGAAGTTGCAAACTCCAGCGAAAGTGGACCAAGCCGGCGCACATATTCACATAACGAACTTGAACTGATCATTGCAGTGTCACCGCGGTGCAGCCCAGTGGACCTGGTCGGCTACACTTTTGCCAAATACCCCTCCGCATTTCCCCCCACTTTTTTACGACAAATCAATGGACCTCTGTGGATATAAGACGCAAGAGGACTTAGTCTAATACATACGTTCATATAGCCTACTGTTGTGCGCGACGCGAGTAGCCTATAATGAAAACATGACTGTTTATTCTGTTTCTATTAAATAGATCGAAATGGACTGGTTCACAAAAAAGACGTTGTGAAGAGGGTATATGGCAGCCGAGGTCTACTGCGATTACAGTTTTATTGGTCCCTTTTCAAGCCCAAGTACTGCTAAAGCATTGCAACAAGGTATACCTCTATTTTGCCACAAGCAGTGTGGGAATTTCATGTGTTCGTGTCCgtccaataatttttttctttcccaAAGATGTGTATAGATTTAAGTTAATATGACTGATTAGCTCTGGAGGTTTCTGTTTTGTTCCtgtattacaaaatattttattatttattgtcaaTAGACGTGCCACTTTTGTGTACTTTTACTTGCTGAAGtaaaa carries:
- the LOC127431781 gene encoding insulin gene enhancer protein isl-1-like isoform X1 is translated as MLRPSTGAQRTHLNLIASISIPGSPATSRTLGHFPTFTHQNTDTKGLLSVFKVDLTPPYFLDMGDMGDPPKKKRIISLCVGCGNQIQDQYILRVSPDLEWHAACLKCAECNQYLDESCTCFVRDGKTYCKRDYIRLYGIKCAKCNIGFSKNDFVMRARSKVYHIECFRCVACSRQLIPGDEFALREDGLFCRADHDVVERATMGAGDPLSPLHPARPLQMAAEPISARQPALRPHVHKQPEKTTRVRTVLNEKQLHTLRTCYNANPRPDALMKEQLVEMTGLSPRVIRVWFQNKRCKDKKRSILMKQLQQQQPNDKTNIQGMTGTPMVATSPERHDGGLQANQVEVQSYQPPWKVLSDFALQSDIDQPAFQHLVNFSEGGPGSNSTGSEVASMSSQLPDTPNSMVASPIEA
- the LOC127431781 gene encoding insulin gene enhancer protein isl-1-like isoform X2; the protein is MLRPSTGAQRTHLNLIASISIPGSPATSRTLGHFPTFTHQNTDTKGLLSVFKVDLTPPYFLDMGDMGDPPKKKRIISLCVGCGNQIQDQYILRVSPDLEWHAACLKCAECNQYLDESCTCFVRDGKTYCKRDYIRLYGIKCAKCNIGFSKNDFVMRARSKVYHIECFRCVACSRQLIPGDEFALREDGLFCRADHDVVERATMGAGDPLSPLHPARPLQMAEPISARQPALRPHVHKQPEKTTRVRTVLNEKQLHTLRTCYNANPRPDALMKEQLVEMTGLSPRVIRVWFQNKRCKDKKRSILMKQLQQQQPNDKTNIQGMTGTPMVATSPERHDGGLQANQVEVQSYQPPWKVLSDFALQSDIDQPAFQHLVNFSEGGPGSNSTGSEVASMSSQLPDTPNSMVASPIEA